One region of Roseicitreum antarcticum genomic DNA includes:
- a CDS encoding H-NS histone family protein, whose amino-acid sequence MTIDISSLSLKELKKLHKETGAAIETYSERKRQEALAELEAVARDKGYTLAELTGVSGKKKPKPVVAKYSNPTDPTQKWSGRGRKPRWVTELLASGKTLSDIEI is encoded by the coding sequence ATGACAATCGACATCAGCAGCCTTTCGTTGAAAGAGTTGAAGAAGCTCCACAAAGAAACTGGCGCCGCCATCGAAACCTATTCAGAACGCAAACGCCAAGAAGCATTGGCGGAACTCGAGGCGGTCGCGCGTGACAAGGGATATACCTTGGCGGAACTGACCGGGGTATCAGGCAAGAAAAAACCGAAACCCGTTGTCGCGAAATATTCAAACCCGACCGACCCGACGCAAAAATGGTCAGGGCGAGGGCGCAAGCCGCGTTGGGTAACGGAATTGCTCGCTTCCGGGAAGACGCTGTCAGACATTGAAATCTGA
- the flgK gene encoding flagellar hook-associated protein FlgK, producing the protein MTLSYALNAAVSGLSAVSRGIQAVSTNVANAATDDYGVRSLVLASRPNTSGVRIASVDRALDQGLLELRRQAHAGAAGTGMLQEFWQALDRQIGTPDHAGSLTQRISGLAFALQDAAANSESGAKLANVRRAADAIVQKIQDTESYIQKQRMAADQAIGQNVESLNAGLQKVEALNKSIRRAVAEGRDALGLMDMRQAVVSSLSEIVPITEIKREGGRIELMTTGGLVLLDHKPAVFGFAPARALDSTMTAAGGELSGLTVNGHEISLTSTRIAGGTLAAAIDMRDTLAPDAQMRLDTLAQDLVNRFADPLIDPTLPTNQPGLFTIDGAVATPVELAGSAGRLKLNPLIAAANGEADWRLRSGMGATTPAPTGETTLLLRLGDALETRKPLTPGSPAHSVLGHTTAFASHIGSASYSAEISHSYAAGRDSELLELIKRGGVDTDAEMQKLLRLEQAYAANARVIQAVDEMMRTILEI; encoded by the coding sequence ATGACCTTAAGCTACGCCCTGAATGCTGCGGTTTCAGGATTATCTGCCGTCTCCCGGGGAATTCAGGCGGTTTCCACCAACGTTGCCAACGCCGCGACTGACGATTACGGCGTGCGATCCCTCGTGCTGGCATCCCGCCCCAACACCAGCGGGGTCAGAATTGCCAGCGTGGATCGCGCATTGGATCAAGGCTTGCTGGAGCTGCGCCGACAGGCGCATGCCGGCGCCGCAGGCACCGGCATGCTTCAGGAATTCTGGCAGGCCCTCGACCGCCAGATCGGCACCCCGGACCACGCGGGATCGCTAACACAGCGCATTTCAGGGCTTGCATTTGCCCTGCAAGACGCTGCGGCCAATTCCGAAAGCGGGGCCAAACTTGCAAATGTCCGGCGGGCGGCCGACGCTATCGTGCAAAAGATTCAGGACACCGAAAGCTACATCCAGAAACAGCGCATGGCGGCAGACCAGGCAATCGGGCAGAATGTCGAAAGTCTGAATGCCGGTCTACAAAAGGTCGAGGCGCTGAACAAGTCCATCCGCCGGGCGGTCGCCGAAGGCCGCGATGCGCTGGGACTGATGGACATGCGACAGGCGGTGGTGTCTTCCCTTTCGGAAATCGTGCCGATTACTGAAATCAAACGCGAAGGCGGACGCATCGAACTGATGACGACGGGCGGGCTTGTGCTGCTGGATCACAAGCCCGCAGTCTTCGGATTTGCCCCCGCGCGCGCCCTGGATTCGACCATGACGGCTGCGGGCGGTGAATTGTCGGGGCTGACTGTGAATGGTCACGAAATCTCGCTGACCTCTACCAGGATAGCGGGCGGGACGCTTGCCGCCGCCATCGACATGCGCGACACGCTTGCCCCCGACGCACAAATGCGGCTCGACACGCTGGCCCAGGATCTGGTCAACCGCTTCGCGGACCCACTGATCGACCCGACCCTTCCCACCAATCAGCCCGGGCTTTTCACGATCGACGGTGCCGTCGCAACCCCGGTGGAGCTTGCGGGGTCGGCTGGTCGGCTGAAACTGAACCCGCTGATCGCCGCCGCGAATGGCGAAGCGGACTGGAGGCTGCGCAGCGGGATGGGCGCCACAACCCCGGCGCCAACCGGCGAGACGACCTTGCTTCTAAGGCTTGGTGACGCTCTGGAAACAAGGAAACCGCTGACGCCCGGCAGCCCGGCCCATAGCGTATTAGGCCATACCACCGCTTTCGCATCACATATCGGCTCGGCGAGTTACAGCGCAGAAATCTCCCATAGCTATGCAGCCGGGCGCGATTCCGAATTGCTGGAACTGATCAAGCGTGGCGGCGTAGACACCGATGCAGAGATGCAAAAACTGTTGCGGCTGGAGCAGGCATATGCCGCAAACGCCCGCGTCATCCAGGCCGTGGATGAAATGATGCGTACAATCCTGGAGATCTGA
- a CDS encoding flagellar basal body P-ring protein FlgI, with translation MMRILIGVIFILAQATMASANVRLKDLVEFDGVRGNDLLGYGLVVGLNGTGDGMRNAPFTEDIMANILERLGVNVTGEQFRPQNVAAVIVTASLPPFSRTGGRIDVTVSAIGDASSLLGGTLVMTPLNGADGQIYAVAQGSILAGGVSAEGEAATVVQGVPTAGIIPLGARVEREVDFDFGGLSRIRLALRYPDFTTAARIEQAINADFGREVAEMLDAGTVVLDVGATRARSPAHALTRIENLQIAPQLRARVVVDQRSGTIVIGDTVRISRVAVAQGGLTLRVEEEPMVVQPNPFTDGETVVVPRTRVDIEEEDGTGLAQINEGTSLAEVVAGLNALGVAPREMIDILNSINAAGALHAELIVR, from the coding sequence ATGATGCGCATCCTGATCGGAGTCATCTTTATTCTTGCGCAAGCGACCATGGCGTCTGCGAACGTCCGTCTGAAAGATCTGGTCGAATTTGACGGCGTGCGTGGCAATGACCTTTTGGGATATGGGCTGGTTGTCGGATTGAATGGTACGGGTGACGGCATGCGGAATGCGCCATTCACCGAAGACATCATGGCAAATATTCTGGAACGGCTGGGCGTAAATGTAACTGGCGAGCAATTCAGGCCACAGAACGTCGCGGCGGTGATCGTGACGGCAAGTTTACCGCCTTTTTCACGAACCGGCGGGCGTATCGACGTAACGGTTTCGGCAATCGGTGACGCCTCCAGCCTTCTGGGCGGCACATTGGTCATGACCCCGCTGAATGGAGCGGATGGGCAGATATATGCGGTCGCGCAGGGTTCCATTCTGGCAGGCGGCGTTTCAGCCGAAGGCGAGGCTGCGACGGTCGTTCAGGGCGTTCCGACAGCGGGTATCATCCCGCTCGGCGCCCGGGTAGAGCGCGAAGTCGATTTCGATTTCGGCGGACTGTCCCGCATACGGCTGGCGCTGCGCTACCCGGATTTCACGACTGCGGCCCGCATCGAGCAAGCGATCAATGCAGATTTCGGGCGTGAGGTCGCGGAAATGCTGGATGCAGGAACGGTCGTTCTGGATGTGGGGGCGACGCGGGCACGATCGCCCGCGCATGCGCTAACGCGCATCGAGAACCTTCAGATCGCACCGCAATTGCGCGCCCGTGTCGTTGTAGACCAAAGGTCAGGGACCATCGTGATTGGCGATACCGTACGGATCAGCCGGGTCGCCGTGGCGCAGGGCGGCCTGACCCTGCGGGTTGAGGAAGAACCGATGGTCGTTCAGCCAAACCCCTTTACGGATGGCGAAACTGTTGTTGTACCCCGAACCCGCGTTGATATTGAAGAAGAAGACGGCACCGGTCTCGCTCAGATCAATGAAGGGACATCACTGGCCGAAGTCGTTGCAGGGCTGAATGCGTTGGGCGTTGCACCACGGGAGATGATTGACATACTCAACAGCATCAACGCAGCGGGCGCATTGCATGCGGAACTGATCGTCAGATAG